The Archocentrus centrarchus isolate MPI-CPG fArcCen1 chromosome 12, fArcCen1, whole genome shotgun sequence genome includes a window with the following:
- the LOC115789729 gene encoding zinc finger and BTB domain-containing protein 26-like: protein MPGTTETLQFSLPNHGDSMLSKMNDLREERRFCDITLILGAPQDSAVQPLQFQGHRVVLAASSDFLRDQFLLHKGRSELSMAVVSSVNVAKTLLLSCYTGLLEVPLRELVSYLTAASVLQMSQVVEKCIQAISHYLSPTMSFLNLAGRSEEKETQQLNSRWPSSSLENQKERDAALPATSFQKANTTEAGTVMIHSRRHLSKSHFTADNSDSAVFQKPYLCRKCEKVFQHFESYVGHLKEHRQYFCLVCGKVFSHKNNLTHIRVHSGIKPFRCPLCHMTFTQKAMLQHHFNLHIGEKAPLV from the exons ATGCCAGGTACAACTGAGACTCTGCAGTTTAGTTTGCCCAACCATGGGGACTCCATGCTCAGCAAAATGAATGATCTGAGAGAAGAACGTCGCTTCTGTGACATCACACTCATCTTGGGGGCACCGCAGGACTCTGCTGTCCAGCCTCTCCAGTTCCAAGGTCACCGAGTGGTGCTTGCAGCCTCCTCAGACTTCCTGCGTGATCAGTTCCTGCTTCACAAAGGCCGATCAGAGCTGAGCATGGCTGTTGTTTCCAGCGTGAATGTTGCCAAGACACTACTCCTGTCCTGTTACACTGGGCTCCTAGAG GTCCCCCTGCGAGAGCTGGTGAGCTACTTGACTGCAGCCAGTGTACTCCAGATGAGCCAGGTGGTGGAGAAGTGCATCCAGGCTATCTCTCACTACCTCAGTCCCACCATGTCTTTCCTGAATCTGGCTGGACGTTCAGAGGAGAAGGAAACCCAGCAGCTTAACAGCAGGTGGCCGAGTTCCAGCTTAGAAAATCAGAAGGAAAGGGATGCGGCCCTGCCCGCCACTAGCTTCCAGAAAGCAAATACCACGGAAGCTGGAACAGTCATGATACACTCCAG AAGACATCTGTCCAAAAGTCATTTTACTGCAGATAACTCAGACAGCGCAGTGTTTCAAAAGCCATACTTGTGCAGGAAGTGTGAAAAAGTCTTTCAGCACTTTGAGAGCTATGTGGGCCACCTGAAAGAGCACAGACAGTATTTCTGTTTGGTCTGTGGAAAAGTCTTTTCTCACAAGAATAACCTGACTCACATACGCGTCCACTCTGGTATCAAGCCTTTTAGGTGCCCTCTGTGCCACATGACATTTACCCAGAAGGCCATGCTGCAACACCACTTCAATCTCCACATAGGGGAGAAGGCCCCATTAGTATAA